The Flavobacterium sp. IMCC34852 genome contains the following window.
GCATGACCGGAGAAGAAACTAAAGGAACTACTGGTTTTAACTCGTCTGATAATTTCCCCTATTTCTAAATCATTACAAGGGCGTAAACGCTCAAAACTGTATTTGAAAAGATTTACGGTTTGGTCACAAATGAGAATCATTACAGCGATGAAAAGTACATAGTACCCAAATTTCTTCAAGCCGATTTTCTTTTGCAACCCATAAAAAACCAATAAAAATATTGGCGTCCAATAAAGCTGTTTAGTAATAATTAACCACAACCAATCCCAACGTTCAGAACCTAAACTGTTCAGATAAACCAATAATTCTTTATCGAGGTCAATTATTTTATCCAGCATTAGAATTGTCGTTTGATTGGACCTGACATCGATTCTAAATCTTCGGCTGCTTTGTTGATTTCGGGCAGTATGTTTTCGGAAACATTGCTTTTCACCTTGTCTACTTCATCGGTAAATGTTGAAGTCAACTCTTTTACAGAGCTGTTAATTTCTTGAACATCGGCGCTTTTTTGAATTTCTGATTTGATGTCATTGGTGGCATTTTTCAACTGCGCCATTATTTTACCAAGCGTTCTGGCAATTTCCGGTATCTTATCTGACCCAAAAAGCATCAACGCTATAAAAATGATGAAGATTAATTCGCCGCCGCCTATTCCAAACATATACTGAATTGCTTAATTATGAAGTTGCAAAGTTACAAAGTTCTGTTAATCAAATTTTGATTTTTCAGCTGTTTTTGGCCAAGAATTATTAGACGTATCAATATCGGCAGTTTCTTCCTTAGGATCGACTACAATTTTAGAAACCGCCTTTTTGGTGGCAAAAGTTCGGTTGACTTCTTTATCATTCATTCGCCAAATTTGGGCCGGGAAATAATGATTCTCCGTGGTGCCGTCTTCAAAAGTAATTTCAACAATAATCGGCATCACTAATCCGCCGGGCTTGTTAAAAGTCACTTGGTAGAAATATTTTGGCTCGTTTAATTTGGCTTTTTCTTCGGCACTGAAATTCTTATTCACATAATCCTCCAAGGCTTGAAAATCTTCAATTTTGAAAGGTTTATTCAATTCCGGTTTATATGAAGAGCTGCCTTCGGCTATCATGTAAACCATCGGACCGTTGCGAGAATCTCTGCGACGTCTGGTTTTCATAAAATCGCTAACCTCTTTCGAAGCTTCATTGCTAACAAAATATTTTTTTACTTCTTTGATTCCGATATCATTATAATCTGTAGTATAAAACCAACCTCTCCAAAACCAATCTAAATCAACAGCCGAAGCATCTTCCATCGTTCTGAAAAAGTCTTCAGGAGTTGGGTGTTTGAACTTCCAACGATTGGCGTAGGTTTTAAAAGCATAATCAAACAAATCATGACCCATAATGGTCTCACGCAAGATATTTAAGGCTGTAGCCGGTTTTCCATAGGCATTGTTTCCAAACTGACGCAAACTTTCCGAATTGGTCATAATGGGTTCTAAACCGGTTTGGTCACCGCTCATGTACGGAATAATATTTTTGGCCGGACCACGACGGGTTGGGAAATTAGGGTCGAATGTTTTTTCGGCTAAATATTCCATA
Protein-coding sequences here:
- a CDS encoding phosphatase PAP2 family protein gives rise to the protein MLDKIIDLDKELLVYLNSLGSERWDWLWLIITKQLYWTPIFLLVFYGLQKKIGLKKFGYYVLFIAVMILICDQTVNLFKYSFERLRPCNDLEIGEIIRRVKTSSSFSFFSGHATNSMASTVLTFMILKRYYKHAYLLFLFPLIFAYSRIYLGLHFPTDILTGYTFGAIAGFICFKLYAKYILRTS
- a CDS encoding Sec-independent protein translocase subunit TatA/TatB; protein product: MFGIGGGELIFIIFIALMLFGSDKIPEIARTLGKIMAQLKNATNDIKSEIQKSADVQEINSSVKELTSTFTDEVDKVKSNVSENILPEINKAAEDLESMSGPIKRQF